The region CCTCAATGGCGTGGCCGATGGTGTGGCCGTAGTTGAGGATCATGCGCAGGCCGGACTCGCGCTCATCGTTGGCGACGACGTCGGCCTTGACACGGACGCTGGCAGTGACGACGTGGGTGAGCGCCTTGGCGTCTCCCTTGAGGATAGCGTCGGCGTTCTGTTCCATGTACTTGAAGAGCTTTGCATTGCGGATGATTCCGGCCTTGATGGACTCCTGCAATCCAGCGCGGAGTTGCGCCGGCGGCAGGGTGGCGAGGATGTCGGTGTCGGCGAGGACGGCAAGAGGATGGTTGAAGCTGCCGACGAGATTTTTTCCGGCGACGAGGTTGACCCCGGTCTTGCCACCAACGGAGGAGTCGACCTGCGCGAGCAAGGTGGTGGGGATTTGCACGTAGGGGATGCCGCGCATGTAGATGGCGGCGAGGAAGCCGGTGACGTCGCCGATGACGCCGCCGCCGAAGGCGATGAGCAGCGAGTCGCGGTCGGCCCCGGCGGTGGCGAGCTGCTGCGCGAGGGACTCGACGCTGGCGAGGCGCTTGTGAGCTTCGCCGGATGGGAGGAAGAGGACCGTGGGCGCTTCTTTGAACGACGCCAGGACCTGCTTATGCCAGAGGCCCCAAATCTCGGGCGAGGTGACGATGAAAGGGCGGAACGGCTTGCCTTTGGTCAACTTGTTGAGGCGCGCGGATAAGGTGCGCAGCAGGCCGGAGGCGATGGTGATGTCGTAGGCGGCGGAGGGCGTCTTAAGTGAGATGACGGGCACAGTATCTCCATGGTATCGCGTGTTGC is a window of Edaphobacter dinghuensis DNA encoding:
- the aroB gene encoding 3-dehydroquinate synthase, which translates into the protein MPVISLKTPSAAYDITIASGLLRTLSARLNKLTKGKPFRPFIVTSPEIWGLWHKQVLASFKEAPTVLFLPSGEAHKRLASVESLAQQLATAGADRDSLLIAFGGGVIGDVTGFLAAIYMRGIPYVQIPTTLLAQVDSSVGGKTGVNLVAGKNLVGSFNHPLAVLADTDILATLPPAQLRAGLQESIKAGIIRNAKLFKYMEQNADAILKGDAKALTHVVTASVRVKADVVANDERESGLRMILNYGHTIGHAIEAATSYKQLLHGEAVGWGSIAATHLGLSRKLITQAQSDRIIALILRYGPLSSFKATAAKLVALTSSDKKNRSGTLSFILPTSIGTVKIVRDVTQPELLAATESMLALMRQHTAAPVVTRKRKR